The Vigna unguiculata cultivar IT97K-499-35 chromosome 11, ASM411807v1, whole genome shotgun sequence genomic sequence AATCACTCTAACTAATTGAATGATTACCCCCACCATCACCAGCAACATTGTTTTTTACAAACCAAGTTAGTACCTTTCAATTAAATTCATTTACATATCCATTGCCATAAAACAGTTATACAGTCACCATGCTCAAAAGTTGAAGCCAGTAACAGGAGTTTACAAAGACTCAGTTTTTACTCTATtaagcaattttttttcaagaacAAAAATGTGACAAGAACATCATATTTTAGAGTAAACAATACCCCATAGATATTTTGTTCTGATATTTACCTTGTGATGACAGAAAATGAACATAACATGATAAATTGTGTGCAGAATGAAGCAATGATATTTGTGGCAGCAAAGTTATGAAGTATAAATGTAGGAGTGACCAGAACGATTTGGTGTTGTGGTGTGGCAAATGAGTATTTTCACATCACATAACATCAGCAACATTCAGAGACAGAGTCAAATTGGGATAGAACATCACATGCCTTAGATCTGTCTCATATTGCATTCACATTCAGTCATTCCTTCCAGCTTGTATCTTCCACATTTTCCTTTCCACCCAGAAAAATTCTCCATTCCTCTCTCCTAATACCTATGTCCATTTCTGCTTCAATTATTGCACACTTTAGCCACCTCATTCAATTCCCCTTCATCTTAAAATTGGGTTCCACAGCCACAAAGTTCTCTTAACCATGCTTCTCCTTGTCCTATATACCCACATGGGAATATTATCATTTTCCATGTAAAATCACTCTACTTTTTTCATCAACATGTGCCTCTTTCACTCTGTCTCATCACACCCCAGATCTTAATTATCCCATTTTTCCAACACTtttgtgtgtttcattcaccCCAATTGTGTTGCTGCCACTTCTCACTACTGGGTGTAGTGAAAGATCAGATTTTTCAGTGGAACAAGGAGAGAACCACCCTCCATGTTGATACTGGTTCTTGGACTGGTTTCAGCTACTTTGTTAGTGATTGTTGCAGGTTATGTGTTGTATTGCAAGAAGAGAGTTTCAAGGTGTGAGAGTAAGGACATTGAAAGCTCGGAACacaaggaggaggaggaggtggcTCAGAAGGAGGATTTGATGATCTTTCAAGGTGGGGAAGACCTTACAATATGTGACATATTGGATGCTCCAGGGGAAGTGATTGGAAAATCCAACTATGGAACATTGTACAAGGCCTTGTTGCAGAGGAGCAACAAGGTGAGGCTGCTCAGGTTTCTGAGGCCAGTGTGCACTGCAAGAGGTGAAGAATTGGATGAGATGATTCAGTTTCTTGGAAGGATAAGACACCCTAACTTGGTTCCTCTTCTGGGGTTTTACACTGGGCCAAGGGGTGAGAAGCTTCTTGTTCATCCCTTCTATAGACATGGGAATCTTACTCAATTCATAAGAGGTAAATAGATTGTTTCTCTTGCCTTTTTCTACTTCTAATTCTGTTATCTGCTTTTGCAGTAAATCTgtgtgttttctttcttttgagatgttcatttggttttaattttgttagtatAATAATGGGTTTGAAGGCTTTTGGCAAATCTTGATCTGTAATTACTTTGAAAACATTCACTACTTAGTTTGTATTACTGTTACTGTTAGTGTTTTGTTGGGATTTGGGAATTATAGAAGAAACAtggaggtttttttttttttttatttcactctAAATATTCCTTCCTCCTTGCAAGATTCTAACACAGATATTACGAAATATTCAATCAATACACATTTAGCAGTAAAAAAATATCTCTAacttttcaaccattttttgTGTTTCTTTTCAATGTTTCTGGTTCTGCATTAATTGCTCTTAATTATATGTACGAATACTGTtagaaaaattaggttaaaagaaGCTAAAAGGATTATTGTTGtggtacaaaaataaaaactgaaagAAATTACTTTAGAATGGAAGGAGCAATAGTTGTTTAAGTTGAAAAGTGAAATGATATTTGTCTAGAAAAAGAGTTGCATCATTTTTGCACAGTAGTGGCAGAATGTGGTGTAGGAATATGTAttacttgtttttgttttattattttaaagggAAGCAGTATAAGAATTGTGTGAGGTTTTTTATTCTTGGTTTGCTCAATAGACCTTTTCTTTTATAGTGTCAGAAAACTGAATCAACctatctttcttcttcttttggtATTTCATTGACATTTTCCATGCTGATATTAACACTGCTGAATTTCAATTCCCTTATGTTATGGTCATTTTCATGGCATTGGTATTCATTCATCTGTTAATAAAACTTCAATTACATTATGAAATATCTACATTAAGAAGAACAAGTGATGATGAAATAGCTAGACAGAAAGTTCCAAACCAAGCTATTTGATTCATTAGGCCTACTTTTCACACCTCAaggattgatttttgttttgcattatATTGATCAAAGATGTTGACTATGCAGATGGAAATGGAGAGTGCTACAAATGGTCAAACATATGCAGAATATCCCTTGGTATAGTGAAAGGATTGGAGCATCTTCACACATCACAGGAGAAGCCTATCATCCATGGAAACCTCAAGTCTAAGAACATTCTTTTGGACCGTTCCTACCAGCCCTACATCTCAGATTCTGGTCTGCATCTTCTGCTGAATCCTACTGCAGGCCAAGAAATGCTTGAAAGTTCAGCAGCACAGGGTTACAAGGCACCAGAACTCATCAAAATGAAAGATGCTACTGAAGAGAGTGATATCTATAGCCTTGGTGTGATCTTGCTGGAACTGCTTTCAGGAAAGGAACCTATCAATGAACACCCTACTCCTGATGAGGATTTCTATTTGCCAAATTTCATGAGAAATGCAGTTCTTGGACACAGAATTGCTGATCTATACCACCCTGCCATTCTTCTCAGAAACAGCAGAGAGGACAGTGTTCCAGTCACAGAAGAATTCATTCTCAAAGTTTTTCAACTTGCCATGGCTTGTTGCTCCCCTTCACCCTCAGTTAGACCTAACATAAAGCAAGTCCTGAAGAAACTTGAAGAAATTATGTTCTAGAATCCATGGGGgggttttttgtgatttttttgtgTAGTATTGGCCACTCTGGCAACTCTGGCAACTCTGGCAGCAGTGATACTGCACACTTTA encodes the following:
- the LOC114169954 gene encoding putative kinase-like protein TMKL1; translation: MLILVLGLVSATLLVIVAGYVLYCKKRVSRCESKDIESSEHKEEEEVAQKEDLMIFQGGEDLTICDILDAPGEVIGKSNYGTLYKALLQRSNKVRLLRFLRPVCTARGEELDEMIQFLGRIRHPNLVPLLGFYTGPRGEKLLVHPFYRHGNLTQFIRDGNGECYKWSNICRISLGIVKGLEHLHTSQEKPIIHGNLKSKNILLDRSYQPYISDSGLHLLLNPTAGQEMLESSAAQGYKAPELIKMKDATEESDIYSLGVILLELLSGKEPINEHPTPDEDFYLPNFMRNAVLGHRIADLYHPAILLRNSREDSVPVTEEFILKVFQLAMACCSPSPSVRPNIKQVLKKLEEIMF